From Arachis stenosperma cultivar V10309 chromosome 2, arast.V10309.gnm1.PFL2, whole genome shotgun sequence, one genomic window encodes:
- the LOC130959285 gene encoding putative disease resistance protein At3g14460, with product MAGALVGGAFLSGFINVLFDRFLTMDAVNLVLGKKLGPDLVQRLKTALLGAEGLVADAELKQFGNPSVRKWLDSLRDAVYCAQDLLDAVLLKATTKKNVSSSWSLSFFINRERDDMVDKMEGVVRRIEDLGKQKDFLGLEKIPTGSSSWRTPSSSLDRGNVYGREDDKKALVNMLNDNNDHHLFVFAIVGIGGVGKTTLAQWLYNNAELMEGFDLKAWVCVSEKFDVVETTRNVIKEISPDTQGLEHFNSLHRALKEKLLNKKFFIVLDDVWSDDGDKWSNFMTPFQQNGNKGSIVLLTTREENVASAVQNCRPYFLKKLSEDYCWSVFAENASFPESNGSAALEEIGRKIVRKCDGLPLAAETLGRLLRTKHDVEEWNKILMSDIWGFSVEKSKIIPALLISYFHLPSYLKRCFVYCALYPKDYEFEKDKLILMWIAEDLLPPPKRGKSLEEVGSECFDELTSRLFFTKSEGFDDYFVMHDLLHDLAIFLAGDFYCNSEELGKEEEIKIQTRHLFVDLSHCSSKLYNSISKVESLRTLLLFRDFSSTNCNIEAATCEILSKCKYLRVLSLTKLDEVPNLIGELIHLRYLNLSWTDDIKTLPESLCNLCNLQILKLYQCSELITLPSGLHNLENLRHLDIRGTSLEEMPRKMSKLNQLHVLSSFVVGKHKDNGIQELGGLVNLHGSVEIKKLENIVDVNEAKSAKIMDKKHIDKLSLKWCSGDDMVLSTQRERDIFDNLQPQNGLKKLKIKGYKGTIFPDWLGSCSYENMTRVSLKSCKNCCMLPSLGQLPSLKSLRIQGLDQLRSIGEEFYKNEGAHHSSRIAPFPSLERLEFDDMASWKEWHLPDLKAFPQLKRLQIRNCRMLKEEMLNQVFFRIVSSLSDVLKVRKLRIGDHFTKRHTEAIFLDGDTLTIRGSESVMESAFKAMMSINHLRCLQEIHILRCRKLEFPQLQQHKYDLVELQIHSCHSLSSLSLDVFPNLKNLYITACSNLESVSMSEAPHAALQRLSISHCSKLVSFAGEGLAAPNLTHLQVTWCSKLEALPRDMKSLLPSLHSLEIFRCPNICRLPEGGLPPNLKSLGVGIGEQQMRDLSWMLNFHALTHLTIHGYYFHNIKSYPEVGSLPQLPSLTSLKIWLFNNLETLECNELLRLTSLQQLIIQECWKLGNMSGEKLPPSLLLLKMESCGLLGKHCKNKHQLIWPKISHIPTIQVDYE from the coding sequence ATGGCTGGTGCACTTGTTGGTGGAGCTTTCCTCTCTGGATTCATCAACGTTCTCTTTGACAGGTTCCTTACAATGGATGCTGTCAACTTGGTCTTGGGCAAGAAACTTGGCCCTGACTTGGTTCAAAGGCTGAAGACTGCTCTGTTGGGTGCTGAAGGTCTTGTTGCTGATgctgagttgaagcagttcggTAATCCATCTGTGAGGAAGTGGCTCGATAGTCTCCGGGATGCTGTTTACTGTGCTCAGGACTTGCTGGATGCTGTCCTCCTCAAAGCTACCACTAAAAAGAATGTAAGTTCTTCTTGGTCCCTTAGCTTCTTCATCAATCGAGAAAGAGATGACATGGTAGACAAGATGGAAGGGGTAGTTAGAAGAATTGAGGATCTTGGAAAACAAAAAGATTTCCTTGGTCTTGAAAAGATTCCCACTGGTAGCTCATCATGGAGGACTCCATCCAGTTCTCTTGACAGAGGGAATGTGTATGGCAGGGAGGATGACAAGAAGGCCTTAGTCAATATGCTGAATGACAACAATGATCATCACTTGTTTGTGTTTGCTATTGTTGGCATAGGTGGGGTTGGTAAAACAACTTTAGCCCAATGGCTGTACAACAATGCAGAGTTGATGGAGGGATTTGATCTGAAAGCATGGGTTTGCGTTTCGGAGAAGTTTGATGTTGTGGAGACAACAAGGAATGTCATAAAGGAGATCTCTCCAGATACTCAAGGTCTTGAGCATTTTAATTCACTTCACCGTGCTTTGAAAGAAAAATTGTTGAATAAGAAGTTCTTTATTGTTCTGGATGATGTTTGGAGTGATGATGGTGACAAATGGAGTAATTTTATGACCCCTTTTCAACAAAATGGGAATAAGGGAAGTATTGTTCTTCTGACTACTCGGGAGGAAAATGTTGCTTCTGCAGTTCAAAATTGTCGCCCATATTTTCTCAAGAAGTTGTCGGAGGACTATTGTTGGTCAGTGTTTGCAGAAAATGCATCTTTTCCAGAATCAAATGGGAGTGCAGCACTTGAAGAAATAGGTAGAAAGATTGTCAGGAAGTGTGATGGCTTGCCATTAGCTGCAGAAACACTTGGTCGCTTGTTACGTACAAAGCATGATGTTGAGGAATGGAACAAGATATTAATGAGTGATATTTGGGGATTTTCTGTGGAGAAGAGTAAGATTATTCCAGCATTACTGATAAGTTACTTCCATCTTCCTTCATATTTAAAGCGTTGTTTTGTTTATTGTGCTTTATATCCCAAGGATTATGAATTTGAGAAAGATAAATTAATCCTTATGTGGATAGCAGAAGATCTTTTACCACCACCAAAGAGAGGAAAGAGTTTAGAAGAAGTTGGTAGTGAGTGTTTTGATGAACTAACTTCCAGATTATTTTTCACGAAGAGTGAAGGCTTTGATGATTATTTTGTGATGCATGATCTCTTGCATGACTTAGCAATATTCCTTGCTGGAGATTTCTATTGCAACTCAGAAGAACTTGGTAAAGAGGAGGAGATAAAGATTCAGACTCGGCATTTGTTTGTAGATTTAAGTCATTGTAGCTCAAAACTTTATAATTCTATTTCTAAAGTAGAATCTTTGAGAACATTATTATTGTTTCGCGATTTTTCGTCTACCAACTGCAACATTGAAGCGGCAACATGTGAGATATTATCAAAGTGTAAATACTTGAGAGTTTTATCCCTTACAAAACTTGATGAGGTGCCTAATTTAATAGGAGAATTGATCCATCTGCGCTACTTAAATCTCTCTTGGACTGATGATATTAAGACTTTGCCAGAGTCTTTGTGCAACTTGTGTAATTTGCAAATATTGAAGTTGTATCAATGTTCTGAGCTAATTACGCTGCCTAGTGGTTTGCATAACCTTGAGAATCTGCGGCATCTTGATATTAGAGGAACTTCTTTGGAAGAAATGCCCAGAAAAATGAGCAAATTGAATCAGTTGCACGTTTTAAGTTCCTTTGTGGTTGGCAAGCACAAAGACAATGGAATCCAGGAGTTAGGAGGGCTGGTAAATCTTCATGGATCCGTTGAGATTAAGAAGTTGGAGAATATTGTTGATGTGAATGAAGCAAAAAGCGCAAAGATAATGGATAAGAAGCACATTGACAAGTTATCCTTAAAATGGTGTTCAGGTGATGATATGGTTTTAAGCACACAGAGAGAAAGAGACATTTTCGATAACTTGCAACCGCAGAATGGGTTGAAAAAGTTGAAAATCAAGGGATACAAGGGTACAATATTTCCAGATTGGTTGGGGAGCTGTTCCTACGAAAACATGACACGTGTATCTCTAAAGTCTTGCAAGAATTGCTGCATGCTGCCTTCACTTGGACAGCTGCCATCTCTTAAGTCCCTGCGCATTCAAGGTTTGGATCAGCTGAGGAGTATTGGCGAAGAGTTTTACAAGAATGAAGGAGCTCATCATTCTTCGCGTATTGCACCATTTCCCTCACTGGAGAGACTGGAATTTGATGATATGGCAAGTTGGAAGGAGTGGCACTTACCTGACTTAAAAGCTTTTCCTCAGCTTAAGAGGCTTCAAATAAGAAATTGTCGAATGTTGAAGGAAGAGATGCTTAATCAGGTATTCTTCAGAATCGTTTCTTCTTTGTCGGATGTTCTCAAAGTTCGCAAACTACGTATAGGCGACCACTTTACAAAACGGCACACCGAGGCCATATTTCTTGATGGGGATACTTTAACAATTAGGGGGAGTGAATCTGTGATGGAGTCTGCATTTAAGGCAATGATGAGCATCAACCATCTACGTTGCCTCCAAGAAATACACATCTTGAGATGTAGAAAACTAGAATTCCCGCAGCTACAGCAGCACAAGTATGATTTGGTAGAGCTACAAATACACAGCTGTCATTCACTGAGCTCCTTGTCGTTGGATGTCTTTCCCAATCTCAAGAATCTCTATATAACGGCGTGTTCAAATCTGGAATCAGTGTCAATGTCAGAGGCACCACACGCTGCTCTTCAAcgtctctccatctctcattgCTCCAAATTAGTGTCATTTGCAGGAGAAGGACTGGCTGCACCCAACTTGACTCATCTTCAAGTCACGTGGTGCTCAAAGTTGGAGGCATTACCACGTGACATGAAGAGTCTACTCCCAAGTTTACACTCTCTCGAGATATTTCGTTGCCCAAACATTTGCAGGTTGCCAGAGGGTGGTTTGCCGCCTAACTTGAAATCACTTGGTGTGGGAATTGGCGAGCAACAAATGAGGGATCTATCATGGATGCTCAACTTCCACGCCCTCACTCATCTTACCATTCATGGTTATTACTTCCACAACATAAAGTCATACCCAGAGGTGGGTTCGCTGCCTCAGCTTCCCTCCCTTACCTCTCTCAAGATATGGTTGTTTAATAATCTGGAGACATTGGAGTGCAACGAGCTTCTCCGCCTCACCTCCCTTCAACAATTAATAATTCAAGAATGTTGGAAGCTGGGGAATATGTCAGGAGAAAAGCTGCCTCCCTCTCTCTTGCTACTCAAAATGGAAAGCTGTGGTTTGCTGGGAAAACACTGCAAGAACAAGCATCAACTAATCTGGCCCAAAATTTCCCACATTCCCACCATTCAAGTGGACTACGAATAA
- the LOC130962114 gene encoding putative disease resistance protein At3g14460: protein MAGAVVGGAFLSGFINIVINKCLTEDAVNKVFGKKLGSDLVQRLKTALLGAEALVADAEMKQFGNLNVRKWLDSLRDAVYCAEDLLDAVLLKATTQKNASFSWWSPSFFINQDRDDMVDKIEGVVTRIEDLGKQKDFLGLEKILTGSSSWRTPSSSLVKGSVYGREDDKKALIKMLNDNNEHHLSVIAIVGIGGVGKTTLAQWLYNNQEEIMKGFDLKAWVCVSEKFEVVETTRNVIKQIHGGTCSLDDFNSLQNALKEELSNKKFFIVLDDVWSDDGDKWSNFMTPFQYGNKGSIVLLTTREENVASAVQNCRPYFLKKLSEDYCWSVFAENASFPQSNGRAALEEIGKKIVKKCDGLPLAAETLGRLLRTKHDVEEWNKILMSHIWEFSVEKSKIIPALLISYFHLSPYLKRCFVYCALYPKDYEFEKDELILLWKAEELLPPPKRGESLEEVGCECFDELTSRLFFTKSEDFGDYFVMHDLLHDLAIFLAGDFYCNSEELGKEEEIKIQTRHLFVDLTHCSSKLYNSISKVESLRTLLLFGDFSSANCNIEAATCEILSKCKYLRVLSLTKLDEVPNLIGELIHLRYLDLSWTDIKKLPESLCKLCNLQILMLYGCSKLTTLPSGLHNLVSLRHLDIRKTSLDEMPRKMSKLNQLHVLSSFVVGKHEDNGTQELGRLVNLHESFEIKKLENIVDVEEAKRAKIMDKKHIDELCLEWSSGDDMVSSTQKERDILDNLQPHNGLKYLGIKGYKGTIFPDWLGNCSYENMTHVSLECCKNCCMLPSLGQLPSLKSLSIEGFDQLRSIGEEFYKNEGDHHSSHIAPFPSLETLVFYNMACWEVWHVSESETFPQLKKLEITNCPMLKEEMRNQVFFIIVSSLSDVSKVRTLRIGDYFIERDTEAMFLDGDTLSIRGSESVMESAFKAMISINHLTCLQQLHILSCRKLEFPHLQQQKYDLVELLIQDSCDSMTSLWLEVFPNLKNLEIINCWNLESISMSEAPHAALQWLSIVLCEKLVSFAGEGLAAPNLTHLQVRDCEKLEALPRDMKSLLPSLHSLQIYGCPNICRLPEGGLPPKLKELEVGIGEQQMRDLSWMGNLHALTHLSIYGYECKNIKSYPEVGSLPHLPSLTTLHIEHFDNLETLECNELLHLTSLQQLHIYWCPKLENMEGEKLPPSLLLLKIEDCPLLPKHQLIWPKISHIPTIEVDSKKIS, encoded by the coding sequence ATGGCTGGTGCAGTTGTTGGTGGAGCTTTCCTCTCTGGCTTCATTAACATTGTCATTAACAAGTGCCTTACAGAGGATGCGGTCAACAAGGTGTTTGGCAAGAAGCTTGGTTCTGACTTGGTTCAAAGGCTGAAGACTGCTCTGTTGGGTGCTGAAGCTCTTGTTGCTGATGCTGAGATGAAGCAGTTTGGAAATCTCAATGTTAGGAAGTGGCTCGATAGTCTCCGGGATGCTGTTTACTGTGCTGAGGACTTGCTCGATGCTGTCCTCCTCAAAGCCACCACTCAAAAGAATGCAAGTTTTTCCTGGTGGTCCCCTAGCTTCTTCATCAACCAAGATAGAGATGACATGGTAGACAAGATTGAAGGGGTGGTTACAAGAATTGAGGATCTTGGAAAACAAAAAGATTTCCTTGGTCTTGAAAAGATTCTCACTGGTAGCTCATCATGGAGGACTCCATCCAGTTCTCTTGTAAAAGGGAGTGTGTATGGCAGGGAGGATGACAAGAAGGCCTTAATCAAAATGCTGAATGACAACAATGAGCATCACTTGTCTGTGATTGCTATTGTTGGCATAGGTGGGGTTGGTAAAACAACTTTAGCCCAATGGCTATACAACAATCAGGAGGAGATCATGAAGGGATTTGATCTGAAAGCATGGGTTTGCGTTTCGGAGAAGTTTGAAGTTGTTGAGACTACAAGGAATGTCATAAAGCAGATCCATGGAGGTACTTGTAGTCTCGATGATTTCAATTCACTTCAAAATGCTTTGAAAGAAGAATTGTCCAATAAGAAGTTCTTTATTGTTCTTGATGATGTTTGGAGTGATGATGGTGACAAATGGAGTAATTTTATGACCCCTTTCCAATATGGAAATAAGGGAAGTATTGTTCTGCTGACTACTCGGGAGGAAAATGTTGCTTCCGCAGTTCAAAATTGTCGGCCTTATTTTCTCAAGAAGTTGTCAGAGGACTATTGTTGGTCAGTGTTTGCAGAAAATGCATCTTTTCCACAATCAAATGGGAGAGCAGCACTTGAAGAAATAGGTAAAAAGATTGTCAAGAAGTGCGATGGCTTGCCATTAGCTGCAGAAACACTTGGTCGCTTGTTACGTACTAAGCATGATGTTGAGGAATGGAACAAGATACTAATGAGTCATATTTGGGAATTTTCGGTGGAGAAGAGTAAGATTATTCCAGCATTACTGATAAGTTACTTCCATCTTTCTCCATATTTAAAGCGTTGTTTTGTTTATTGTGCTTTATATCCCAAAGATTATGAATTTGAGAAAGATGAATTAATCCTTTTGTGGAAGGCAGAAGAACTTTTACCACCACCAAAGAGAGGAGAGAGTTTAGAAGAAGTTGGTTGTGAGTGTTTTGATGAACTAACTTCCAGATTATTTTTCACGAAGAGTGAAGACTTTGGTGATTATTTTGTGATGCATGATCTCTTGCATGACTTAGCAATATTCCTTGCTGGAGATTTCTATTGCAACTCTGAAGAACTTGGTAAAGAGGAGGAGATAAAGATTCAGACTCGGCATTTGTTTGTGGATTTAACTCATTGTAGCTCAAAACTTTATAATTCTATTTCTAAAGTAGAATCTTTGAGAACATTATTATTGTTTGGCGATTTCTCATCTGCAAACTGCAACATTGAAGCGGCAACATGTGAGATATTATCAAAGTGTAAATACTTGAGAGTTTTATCCCTTACAAAACTTGATGAGGTGCCTAATTTAATAGGAGAATTGATCCATCTGCGCTACTTGGATCTCTCTTGGACTGATATTAAGAAATTGCCAGAGTCTTTGTGTAAGTTGTGTAATTTGCAAATATTGATGTTGTATGGTTGCTCTAAGCTAACAACACTGCCTAGTGGTTTGCATAATCTTGTGAGTTTGCGGCATCTTGATATTAGAAAAACCTCTTTAGACGAAATGCCCAGAAAAATGAGCAAATTGAATCAGTTGCACGTTTTAAGTTCCTTTGTCGTTGGCAAGCACGAAGACAATGGAACCCAGGAGTTAGGAAGGCTGGTAAATCTTCATGAATCCTTTGAGATTAAGAAGTTGGAGAATATTGTTGATGTGGAAGAAGCAAAGAGGGCAAAGATAATGGATAAGAAGCACATTGATGAATTATGTTTGGAATGGTCTTCAGGTGATGATATGGTTTCAAGTACacaaaaagaaagagatatcCTCGATAACTTGCAACCGCATAATGGGTTGAAATACTTGGGAATCAAAGGATACAAGGGTACAATATTTCCAGATTGGTTGGGGAACTGTTCCTACGAAAACATGACACATGTATCTCTAGAGTGTTGCAAGAATTGCTGCATGCTGCCTTCGCTTGGACAGCTGCCGTCTCTTAAGTCCCTAAGCATTGAAGGTTTTGATCAGCTGAGGAGTATTGGCGAGGAGTTTTACAAGAATGAAGGTGATCATCATTCTTCGCATATTGCACCATTTCCCTCACTGGAGACTTTGGTATTTTATAACATGGCATGTTGGGAGGTGTGGCACGTATCTGAGTCGGAAACTTTTCCTCAACTTAAGAAGCTTGAAATAACAAATTGTCCAATGTTGAAGGAAGAGATGCGTAATCAGGTATTCTTCATAATAGTTTCTTCTTTGTCGGATGTTTCCAAAGTTCGCACACTACGTATAGGCGACTACTTTATAGAACGGGACACCGAGGCCATGTTTCTTGATGGGGATACTTTATCAATTAGGGGAAGTGAATCTGTGATGGAGTCTGCCTTTAAGGCAATGATCAGCATCAACCATCTAACTTGCCTGCAACAACTACACATCTTGAGCTGTAGAAAACTAGAATTTCCCCATCTGCAGCAGCAGAAGTATGATTTGGTAGAGCTACTAATACAAGACAGCTGTGATTCAATGACCTCCTTGTGGTTGGAGGTCTTTCCCAATCTGAAGAATTTGGAGATCATAAACTGTTGGAATCTGGAATCAATCTCAATGTCAGAAGCACCACATGCTGCTCTTCAATGGCTCTCCATTGTTTTATGCGAGAAATTAGTGTCATTTGCAGGAGAAGGACTGGCTGCACCCAACTTGACTCATCTTCAAGTCAGAGATTGTGAGAAGTTGGAGGCATTACCACGTGACATGAAGAGTCTACTCCCAAGCTTACACTCTCTCCAGATATATGGTTGCCCAAACATTTGCAGGTTGCCAGAGGGTGGTTTGCCGCCTAAATTGAAAGAACTTGAAGTGGGAATTGGCGAGCAACAAATGAGGGATCTATCATGGATGGGCAACTTGCACGCCCTCACTCATCTCAGTATTTATGGTTATGAGTGTAAGAACATAAAGTCATACCCAGAGGTGGGTTCGCTGCCTCACCTTCCCTCCCTTACCACTCTACATATCGAACACTTTGATAATCTGGAGACATTGGAGTGCAACGAGCTTCTCCACCTCACCTCCCTTCAACAACTACACATTTATTGGTGTCCAAAGCTGGAGAATATGGAAGGAGAAAAGCTGCCTCCCTCTCTCTTGCTACTCAAAATTGAAGACTGTCCTTTGCTGCCCAAGCATCAATTAATCTGGCCCAAAATTTCCCACATCCCAACCATTGAAGTCGATAGCAAAAAAATTTCCTGA